In the genome of Oncorhynchus nerka isolate Pitt River linkage group LG27, Oner_Uvic_2.0, whole genome shotgun sequence, the window CTAATATTACAGTTTTGACATGCCGTTTGTACATGCAGTGAGAGCGAAGCACGGAGGTAGGGTTTCGGACAACCTCTAAAAAAGAATCAATGAAAAGGTGTGAGAACCCGGCTGTTGCCACTGTCAGAGGCAGTGTCCTTCCAAACCAGGGTCAGAGATAGAGGAATACAGAAAGGGTGACAGAGAGCAAGCCACAGCAGTTATGTTCCATATGTCCAGATggggaaaaaaatgttttaaaaacacTACTGATGTTTGATTGTCTGACAGTCTATAGACAAATAGAAAAATGGTTGTTTAAACAAGAATGAGTCTTTTGATCATAAGCAGAGTTGGAAATAATAAACTTATGAGATCACAGCACAACCATCTCTAGCAGAAACCGACTGAGGGTATGACTATGAGGGAGGCTTCTAGAACCTTCTGTAGTGTTTCCATTATGAGGGAGAAGAGGATGAGTCCAGCACTGACTAGGATGGACTGAACATGCCCTTTTCATTTCATATCAGCATACACCAGAGCAAGATCACATTTTTCAAGACTTAGTCATATTTCATCCAGCTTGTGTTTAGGTTAAGTGTGATGTGTTATGTAGTTGATGCGTCTCCTGTGATGTCTGTTGGTCAGGCTTGTACATCCGTCTGAAAACAGCATTTGGTAAAACTGCTCCCCCTGTTGGCCATAGGCAGGAACAAAACTAGACGTGTTAGGTTTCATTTGTTCAGACAGTTGATCTCCTCTTTCTCAAGCAACTGGAGACAACACTTTCACACATTCTTTAACACCCATGCTCCCTCCATCTTGAACTTCAGCAAAACTTCTCCCCCCTTTTTTTATCCTTTCTCCCctattctctccatccctccctttttTCACTATGttgctctctgtatctctatgtgAGGGTTGGAGGGAAAGCAGCGTCTcaacagggagggggagaaagagacgaGGAAAGTCAGAACTTCGTGGGAGGGTCTATATCCACTCCGACGGGCTTTGGTGGCTTCGACAGGATCGCTTCTGCTTCCTCGTACATCTGAGGGGACAGGATGTGACATGAGCatgaggtcagaggtcacaggAGATGACTGTCATATTACTGTTGTAACCACTAACGTAATCGGAAGTGTAAGGGTTGAGGAGcgtcgctctcctctctctgccactcAACCCATCACCCATACATTCTAACTACTAGAGAAGATCTGAAAGGATGTATATGCAATATAGCAAAAACAAATCCACTTAACCTAACAAAGACGTGGAGCTATTACCATAAACCCATCTAATTCTTCCAGAACAACATAAGTAACTAGAGATAGGGGCTAGGAATGAATTTGGGACtggggagaaatggagagaccGTATAGAAGAGGACCTTACCGGTATGAAGTGTACGTCCTGAAAGAGTTCCTGTATGAAGCGTCGAGAGGGCAAGCGGAACATACAGTGGGCCAGCAGGTGAGACACCTCAGAGTACAAACAGATATCATCAAACGCATAGGGAAACTTCTCTTTTAtcctggagagaaagagaaagcagaCACCATTAAAGCTCCAATGCAGCCATGTTTTTTTTGTATCTTAATATCAAAactatttctgggtaacaattaagaaCCTTTCAGTgaatgttttcaattaaaatggtcaaaaataaacaaatcccttcatagcaaagggcaatttctcaagcaagaattctgCTAGGACTATCTGGGAGTGGAAAACTGAAAATGAGCTATCGATGCGGTAAATAGGTCACTGGAACTCGACCAAAACAATGGAAATGCCATGGAAACGTGTGGGGGAAAGATCCCGAATCTCCTCACTGCCCCTCAACAAAATTAGCCTACATTTAGGCTACTGCTTTTTAAAAttacctatttatttatttatttttaaatctgtGTAAGGCTTGTCAACCTCAATACATTTTCATGTCATCGTCACCAACCAACTGCATTACGGTTAAAAATGACTAACATTTACTGATTTCTCTATGCTAGCTATACTACCAGCTTATACGAACaagagttagcatttagcagtcacttcttctaaacctgaaaagggACTATTTCCAAATGTCATGCAGCGAAAACAGCCAAATATATCCAAATCGGACTTTATTAACCAGTGTGGGCCTTTTACAATGTATCAATCATGACGGATTTGACGAATATCCACTTAGATCAGATTTGTTGTATGTGGGCCAATCAGCATTCTTCTATCCCCCCCAGTCTGCgttccattgacctctttaccaCATCTATTGGCAAAGAGGTTTcaaactctttcttattggtctattaactaatttaccgcatgatgatgtcaccatggaaggccatTATCATAAttctcacaatttcacagtattactccaacctcagtgtggaactgtatataaaacacaggaaaatctgtGTTGGGGGGGTTtattgtgcgtgtgtgtcttaCGTCAGTAGCCCTGTCTCGTGGCCCTTGGTTCCTACAGAAGAGCTGAGGTTGATGACGAGGCGAAGCACCTCCTTCCTCAGCAGAACCCGACAGGCTGGGCCGTCTTCAGATATTGCCTTGCCACCTGACGGACATACACAACAGCCTATCGGAGCCCACTCGCACAACATGACCAAATCAGACATTTTGATCTGAATTAGAATGTTCAACAAAGGTGTACAATATGTAGTCTGTGCATGTGCTGCAGACAGCCTCCTgagactgcagtgtgtgtgtgcatgtgtgtgtgtatgtgtgcatgtgtatgcgtgtgtgtgcatacctAGCACTATGTCAGCGGGAGTAGGTGTGCTGCAGACGGATCCCTGTGACACAGCAGCGTCGCTGCAGCCGGAGACGCCAGATAACTTGGACTGAGGCATCACCTCCAGACGATGGCTGGTCTGACTAGACCACGGAAAGTCTATGTAGTCTATGAAGAGAGATAGGGcgggggtgagtgtgtgtgtgtgtgtgtgtgtgtcagagtatttgacgtgtgtgtgttctcaccagtGCGGGTGTGTGCGTTGTTGATCTGAGGCTGTGTGTGGTAGCCCAGTACAGTAGCTCCTACGCAGTAGAGACAGTTGTCGTCAGTGTGTTCCTGTAGACCAGTATCCTCTGGACCCAGGATATGGTTCTGGTTGTTCTCTCTGCTGGCCATCAGCTCTGAGATACTGAACTGCTGCTTCAGCAGTGGGATAGGAGGATAGGGACGACCACCGTCACCTACAGTACACAGGGCATAGAACACCTACTGAAACTGGCAGTAAACCATCTCTACCATTCACGTTAAATTATCATCACTATCCACCCATCTctcaatccctccctctccttccttacTGTCTGAGTCTCCAAAGTAGAACGGACACTTCTCGTCGGCAGGCGGGCTAGTCCTCTGTTGGAAGTAGGGCGTGTCTCGGATGTAGAACATGTCGTTGATGTCCATGGGCAGTGCCAGGCCCACGTAGTCGTCGTTACAGCCGTAGGTGGCGCTGGGCACCATGGAGCGCACCGACGAGCAACGCTGCAGAGTGATCTGGTTGATGGGACTCAGCAGATCCTCCTTGTCCAGAGACGCAAAGCTCAACGCCTTCAGAAACCTGCCGGGCGGAGGGAgacgggtgagagagaggggtgacaaGAGGGCGAGGGGAGTGagggcagacacagacagacgtaGCTATATGgcgagagaagtagagagaatggaAAAACTCTGACaaagagagaaacacacaaaaacacatggAAATGTGGGGCTCCTAATCCACACCACAACTACACAGTGCCATCTATAAGACAGCAGGGTTCATCTGCTTGAATCTATAAAGGGAATCTAGCCTCCTAGTCTTATCAATATACTCCAAAACAAAACTGTGGGAAGGACAATCAACACTAAGAAATACCTAAGAAACTGTGTTGCGTAAGCAGAAACTGAGTAGTAGGGATGTGACAATTGGAAAAAAATGTCTTAACGTTTGAACTGCAATTCGTTTTTTCGATAAGAAAAATGAATACAATTCCACATGAATTCACAACGCTGCTGCCAGCAACGGTTTGGGTCTCACGGTACGTCCCATTCAGATGGTTAAGCATTGCACctgtactaccattactgtaccCCAATTCCACCTAGCAACGTTTGCATTTCCTTCTCAAAGTATTGCCATACAGGACTTCGCTGCCGTCTCTTGCCTTTGCCCTTTTTCTAACTGTTAACAACGATGACATAGTGTTGGAGCGTCAAACACCAAAATGATCGATTCCTCGACTCCTTGCACGTCGACTGCCGGTGTCAACTCCCATTTATGTGCGTCAAGATTCGATTCGGAACGGAGGACACTTGATTACTTCCGAGAAAACAAACACTTGCATCTttcacagcgagagagaggacagagtgtGGAGGGGCTCAGTATAGGCAGAGTCAaaccgtgcactaggcctatctatcggCAATCAAAAACTATCTCGCAATTTCTTGGCTTGCAATTTCAGTAAAGCAGGGTATATCACCAATGAATAGGCTAGGATATTGAGATGCAACACCGCTCTCTCAGTCACAGTTTCTGCGCATGTACACGGGTTCACTTCACGCTGTTCACAGAGTGGTAGTCAGGTCACCAAAACAGCGGAGAAGTTGAGCCTCGATCGTCGACGCCCTTAGTTGCGGAAATTGAGCCACTACGTCGTTTACTTCCTGCATCTACTTTCAGTATCGTTTTTTTGGGGTTAGTGATTTTCCTTAACATTAAGCATTTAAGGACACCAATTTCAACATAGGAGGGAAGCTGCTCTACAAAATGGAGGCTAGGTTGGTCCACCCACCAAGGCATAGAGATGGACATCCTGCGGAGTGGCTGGACAGCTGGACAGCTGACCCTCTTAGCAGACAACCTGAGAGaccaccagcacacacacacacacacacacagctgttactgctctgaaccagaagagagagacaccGTTGCTGCTAAAGACGACTAATAACCGGAGTTacaacacacaagcacacagagtCATTACCTCTAAACACACACGCCACCGTTACAGCTAGAGACTACAGCTAACCCTCAGACAAGCTGACAGACCAGCACATCCAGGTATCTAAAGGGGGAAGGGGTGGACACTACTGGAGTGGTCCACCCACCGAGGGACGTAGGCTCTGGATGGCCTGCGGTGGGCATCAGAGGGGCGGGGGGCTGGACAGCTCACTCTCTTAGCAGACAACCTGAGATACTCCACCTcagtctgcttctctctgtctaccGACCAAGACTGGGCTGTGGGGAAGAACCCTTCAGGAGCCCAAGCTGAGCTAGAAAGAACAGAGAGTTCAATGACCTCACAAACCAGCACACGACACCCACCCACATAAAAGACAAACGGATTAAAAGGAGAGTGGAGAATGATTAGACAGAGTAGAACATTGATATGACCagtcacatacagacagacacctatGACCTATGACTGAGAAAAGCATGAGCAATGGCAGCCAGCAGCCATGACGGGCAGTGAAAACCCACCAGGAGAAGTTGTCCTTACTTGTGCGAGTGAGAATATAGGTGTGCGTTTGTATATGCATATTGCATTTCCCATGTATGTGTGCAGCGTTCAGATACGTCGAACACTACACGTAAGGTATCTTACCTGCGCGGCGTTAGCCTCGAGTCCAGACTACCGGTCTTCATAGTGATcgtgtcagtgaagagcacgtCTTTAGCGGGCGACGCTAACGACTCACTATGAGACAGAGACGGGTGGATCCTCTGCTGCTGCAGCCTCTTCAGAGTAGCATAGCCCAGTGCATCCCGCGGGCTGGTGTACATGAAACTGCAGTCTGCAAGGCTCTTAATGGCCGCCACCGAGGGAGACTTGAGGCTCTGGGCTCTGCGGGGGAGGGTGTGTGAGGAGCCAGGGGGGACCAGTGAGACAGAGTTCGACTTGGAGAGAGGCAGGTGGTTGGTGTGGGCCTGGGTTGGGGCGAGGGTGTACAGCGTTTTGACCGTCTTGGCCGAGACCACTGTGTCGAGGCTGACACAGTCCGACGAGTCTGGCTCGGCATGCTCAGGGTTTCCCACAGTCTCGCGGGAGGGGCTGGAGCTCATGGAGCTGATGCCGCTTGTGGTGGTGTCTGTGTTGAAGCTCTGACTGCGGCTTTTAAACTGagtccctcccccatctcctcccgcTAGACGTTCCCGGCTACTCTGCTCCCTGGATGGGGGCTCTCCAGGACCCCCCAGCCCAGACCCTCCTCCACCAGCCCGGGATAGCCTCCCCTCTCCCAGCTGCTCCTCAGACCCCCCCACAGAGTCCCTGATCCCCACAAAGGAGGTTTCCAGGCTGATTGTGGGACTCTTGGGTATGCCTCTCCCATTGAACACATCGCCTTGCGACGAGGAGTAGATGGAGGGCTCCGTTACCGTCCTGTTCCTCCTCAGCCCTCCCAGTTTGGGCTCGGTGGGGGTGCGGCTGCCCCCCATTGACTTGGGGTCGCTGGTGGAACGCAACTTTTTGCTGGGGAGCGACAGGGAGTTGAGGAAGCGGTTCCGTACAAAACGGGTGGAGGCCAGGATGGTGAAGGGGCTGCGGTCCTTCATGGGTTTGGAACGCAGGTAGAGGGAGGCGTCGTCTGATTGGTCCAACATCTCAGACTTGTCATCATCCAGGATGTACATGTCTAAATACACATGACAAACATtacacaacatacagtaccagtcaaaagctgacacacctactcattcaaggggttttctatTTGTACTTTTCTCTACGTTGTAGAATAGtagaagacaaactatgaaatagcacatatggaatcatgtagaaaccaaacaattgttaaagattcttcaaagtagccaccctttgcctagacagctttgcacactcctggcattctctcaaccagcttcacctggaatgcttttccaacagtctagaAGGAGTTCCTATGtgatgagcacttgttggctgcttttccttcactctgcagtccaactcatctcaaactatctcaattgggttgaggtcaggtgattgtagaggccaggtcatctgatgcaaccctccatcactctcctttttggtcaaatagcccatacacagcctggaggtgtgtttggggtcattgtgaGAGTGGGATTAAGCACAAACCAGTAtaacagatgggatggcgtatcgctgcagaatgctgtggtagccatactggttaagtgggtcttgaattcaaaatacatcactgacagtgtcaccagcaaagcacccctacctccatgcttcacagtggaaactacacatgcagagatcatccattcacctactctgcgtctcataaaaacacagcggttggaaccaaaaatgtcatatttggactcagaccaaaggacagatatccaccggtctaatgtccatttctcaTGTTTCTTGTCCCAAGTAAGTCTCTTTTAATTttattattgttgtcctttagtagtggtttctttgcagcaattcaaccatgaaggcctgattcacacagtctcctctgaactagaggtcgaccgattatgatttttcaacgctgataccgattaGTGGAgaaccaaaaaagccgataccgattaattgggcgattaaaaaaaaaatatatatatatataataacgacaattacaacaatactgaattaacacttattttaacttaatataatacatcaataaaatcaatttagcctcaagtagataatgaaacatgttcattttagtttaaataatgcaaaaacagtgttggagaagaatgtAAAAGAGCAATATGTGCTacgtaagaaagctaacgtttcagttccttgctcagaacatgagaacatatgaaagctggtggttccttttaaaatgagacttcaatattcccaggtaagaagttttaggttgtagttattataggactatttccctctatatcatttgtatttcattaacctttgactattagatgttcttataggcactttaatattgccagtgtaacagtatagcttctgtccctctcctcgctcctacctgggctcgaaccagcaacacaacgacaacagccaccacatcgaagcagcgttacccatgcagagcaagggaaacaaccacctcaaggctcagagcgagtgaagtttgaaacgctattagcgcgcgctaactagccagccatttcacttcggtcacaccagcctcatctcgggagttgataggtttgaagtcataaacagcgcaatgcttgatgcacaacgaGGAGcagctggcaaaatgcacgaaagtgctgtttgaattaatgtttacgcgcctgcttcagcctaccaccgctcagtcagatacttagatacgtgtatgctcagtcagattatatgcaacacaggacacgctagataatatctagtaatatcatcaaccatgtgtagttaacgagTGATTATgactgattgtttttttataagataagtttaatgctagctagcaacttaccttggcttactgcatttgcgtaacaggcagtctccttgtggagtgcaacgagagagaggcaggtcgttattgcgttggactagttaactgtaaggttgcaagattggatcccccgagctgacaaggtgaaaatctgtctttctgcccttgaacgaggcagttaacccaacgttcctaggctgtcattgaaaattagaatgttttcttaactgacttgcctagttaaataaggattaaataaaggtgtaaaaatcagcaaatcggcgcccaaaaataccgatttccgattgttatgaaaacttgaaatcggccctaaataatcggtcgacctctactctgaacagttgatgttgatatctgtctgttacttgaactatgtgaagcagttatttgggctgcaatttctgaggctggtaactctaatgaacatatactttgcagcagaggtaactctgggtcttctattCCTgtggtttcatcatagcgcttgatggtttttgcgactgcacttgaagacactttcaaagttcttaacgTTTTCCatgttgactgaccttcatgttcttgccataatatggacatggacttttaccaaacagggctatcttctgtatacgcccctaccttctcacaacacaactgattggctaaaatgcattaaggaaagaactTACACGATTTAACAAAATAGTAAAAGAAAGTGCTACTGAGGATGTGTTTAACAGAAACTGTCCTTGTTGCCTGGTGAAGAGTTTCATGGTTAACTCACTGGGTTGGGACTCGCTCTCGCTATTGTGCCGGGAGCTGGTGGACTCAGAGTTGAGACTGAGCGTGCTCGGTACGGAGGAAAGTTCAGAGGTCATCGGTTTGTCCACCTCGTCTGGGGTGACGGGCCACAGTGTCTGGCGACTGTGTCTGACTGTATCCCAGCCATACTGTTTCAACACTTCACAGCCCTGCCGCGTCTTGGAGATCACGCCAACGACGTACACGCACGTTctggagggagagaaaacagacatGAGACTGTTGTCGAGACATCAGGTTCAGctctgtgtgcgcgtgtgtccCCTTACCCCCGTACGGACAGGACCTCGCAGTGTTGTGCCAAGGCCAGGATGTCAGGAATGACGTTCTCCTCCTGAAGCAGGTTCAGACCCCAGTTTGATGACCCAATGTTACCCTGGAAACAGACATACATTCACTATCATTAACACAACAGACCCTGGGAACCACAGTCGGAACCAATGTCAGAGCACTGGAGGACGCAGACGGTCTATAACGTCTACCCAAGAGAAAATAAAGACCATTatgaaccagtggtgtgttttttttcttcttttactGTAACTGACAACACGTGTACTTATCATTCAACGTTGTGATGTGTGTGCCGAGTGGTTAGGGGGGACTGACCAGAGCCCAGAGGGCTGCCTTCAGCTGTTTGATGCCCTCCCAGGTGTCCAGCATCGGGGAGCGAACCGTGTAGCTGAGGTCAGGGACCACGCTCTGGAAAGCGCGAGACAGTCGGTAAGACACCAAAACCCATAGATTCGTCACATTAAGAAAGCCCTTTGTAAAGCAGAGTTACCTGAGTCTCTAGTAGGTGGCAGCCTGTCTTGTCATGGACTAGCTGACCATACAAGTGCACAGGAAGATAAACATTTGGTCTCTGTAACCTAGAGACaaaaaacacacaaagacaatgTACTCATGTTCAACAACTGAGAAAAATAAATACAGTTGGCTCAAGATCACAGCCGATGGATCTTTTTGGTGGTGGGAGAGAAACAAGGTATGTAGACTTTACAGTTGTTTTAGCCCAGCACAGCTTCCACTTATCTAAACAAGACTATGAAGCGCCAAATCAGGCAACCCTCCAGGACCAGGGCTGGTGACCACTGGATCATGGCTAACTGTCCAGCTTAGCAAGATAAGCAGTCTCACCTTTGGTTGCTACGTCTGACGTAGTTGTCTCCGTCCACAGGTTTCCGGTATGTAGTTAACGCTTCATTCAACTGCTCCTCAATCAGATCTACATACTTCAGGTTGTATTCCTGTTCACCACAGTCGGGGAAAACAAATCATTAGTGGATTACATTTGTACTGATATTGAGAGTTTTAAAAACAATCAAGACAGTTAAAGTTGCACTACGCAGAAATCGCTcttccatttcctggttgctaaatttCAAATATTGTGCGACAAAATAAGCAAGtacagtgtagagaatcattataCCATCTAAACCCCTGTCAAATATATCTTTTCCATAACCAACAACAATATTGTATgttcagctggtgtacaaaatcgaaagtaaaagatgcaaaaactaaaAACTTAAAGGAAAGCATAGCGCACATTGAACAGATCTATCACTTCTAAAACTGGTTCTataacacatttctatgtgaattgggtcgagtcgcccaaaaagttatattgcagctttaaatgtCATTTGATTTAGAAATCTGTCTTTATGTTCTTGTTTACTATCTGAATGATTGTTTTGTACTGTGTTTTGTGTGGACCAATGGAAGAGTTGCGGTTGCTGCTAATGGGGAAATGAATGAACGAGCAGGCTTACCTTTTGCCATCTGTCCAACTGTTTGCTGACGTAGCCCCTCTCATTGAGGTAGGAGAAGCCCTTAGGAATAGACAGAAACCTGCACAAAGGACACTGGTTTTTAGAGGTGGAACACAACCTCTCAGCacacctgtgtgtctgtgtattcatttgtgtgtgtgtgtgtgtgtgtgtgtcagactgaCCTGAGGAGCAGCAGAAGGCCCTTGTCTCCCAGGTGGGTCAGAGCCGGTTTGAGTTGGATCAGAGCATGGAGGTTAGCCTGGGGCGACACAATAAAACATCATGGAGccgttaaggacaacaaaatatAACATCCACTCCATACCCCTCGTTCTTCCATTCCCCAGCCTTCTGCCCATCGTCAGCCCTCTCCAACACTCCCACAGCCCCTCTCCCACCAGCCCCTCTCCCACCAGCCCCTCTCCCACCTTGTCCTCGCAGGCTTCGTCCAGTATGTCCAGGGCTTCCATGGAGACTGCCTTGCTGTGGTCGTGCAGCTGGGTGACCAGCAGCTCCATGCCCCAGTTACTGAAGAACTCCACCCCTGCCCTCAGCAACACACGCAGGTGCTTGGTGGCATACAGCCTGCACGTCTGTGTAATGACACAGAGGGTGGAAAAGAGGTTGTTCAGGATCAGTATTGTTTCAGCAACAACCTATCCAGCATCACCCACATTGAAGCCTGtgcatccattcatccatccctccCGCCTGGGTAAAGCCTTACATCAGTGGCAGCAGTGAGGATCTTGGAGAGAATGACTCTGGCCAGTCCATCCGTGCTGTAGTCCAGAGTAGACACAGCCAGCTTCAACACAGCGTCCTGATTCTTCACAGAGCACAGGTtcagcagactgaggaggagaacaCGCACGGAATCAGGCAGTTGTCTGAGCTGTGTCTCAACTGGAACTCTATTCCCCATAACCTAGACATTCAGTAGGAACCCAGTCCAAGCAATGGATTTTTGGCACTCAATAGCCTACTGCCTGACTCATCTGGCCAATAAAAATGGAGCTGCTGTTATTTAAACCAATCAGTGTTTTCCTCCTGTTCAAGTTCACGCTGACAATTTTTAAAAGGGCAATAGTTCAGACTGACCTCTGAAAGAGGCCGCACTTCTCCAGCAGTTTAACCCCGTGTGGGTGGGCCGAGAGGGTCCCCAGGAACAAGTAGTAGTGCTGGCTGAGGGTGGTGAGCAGCCCGTTGCTCTGGAGACAGCGGTCAGgcttcagaccagaggacaaggACAGCCAGGCCACCATGTCCTTCACCAGCTCCTCCAGGTACGCCTGACCAtcctgggagaggggagaggtggagggtggacaAAAGCCATGAGGAAAAAAAGGCTATTGGTTTGGGGCTAGGTCAATTTCAAAGCTACCTTTCTTTAACAAAAGGTGACACCAAAATAAAAATGTGTCCCACATAGAAGTTTCCTCAGCACCTTTATTTTTCTGCTCTATTTCCTCACCTCATCAGACTCTATGAGGAACTCGATGAACTGGCATCCCACCACAGTGAGCTGTCTGGCTTTAGGATGGTCCAGCTCCAGCCCTGCATACAGCTTACTGCTGGGCTTATAGAAGTACAGCAGTCTCCGCACAAAcctggaccacacacacacacagttataaaAGGGGACACTTTACCACAGTCAAGCTCAGTATTTCACGAGTTGTCGTAGTGAATGGAAGGTGGGTCTTACTTGTGCATCTGTTCATCTTTGTTGTTCCTGAGGTTAACGTTAGGCCACTGGGAGGGGAAATCCAAAACATATGAAATGTGGCAATAGCAAATCAACCAACTGAAACACACTCCCAGTCAGTCTTCTACAAGTTTTATAGTATTGCTATGACTGACCTTGAGGATAGTTGCGATGAGGAGCCAGTTCCAGTCAAGGTTCTGTTTGTGGTTAAGGATCTGACTGTCTCTCAGGTTCAACATCAGGGCTTCCTCCGTGTCCTACAACACACACGCAGTTTGTGTCACTGAATGTTGCTAAGGAAGACTTTGGGGCTATAGGTGAACAATGAACCTAGATGGCAAAGATGTCTGTGTGAGGCATACCTTAATAGCATAGATGTCTCGGTGTACGCGTGTGTGCGTCTCTCTCCGGTGGTGTGCAGACACAGACTTGCGGACAATGTGGTCCAGATACAGACTATGGGGTTTGGGTCCTTGTTTCTTCTTGTCGTGGAAACGCTTCAAGTGGTTGACAGCCGCACTCGCCCGTCTAAAAATACAGAAAAGTAGCCCAATTTCTTTTTTTAAACCAGAGCAGTGAAAAAGTGAGTgattgcgtgcatgtgtgtgtgtgtgtacactcacAGGCGTTTCTCCTTGGGGATGTCAAAAGAGGCAGCCATGTTGATAAGGGTGGGCAGACAGTGCAGGTGGTGACTGTGGGAGTGAGGGAGGATGGTGTTGGCCTAGCGATAgaaagagagcgcaagagagaaaACGTGAGAGAACGTGAAGCAAACACATAAAAAAACATTTATGCACAGCTGAATGAAGGCAACTACCAAGTACATACGTGTCCTCAAATAAACAGCAGAGCAGCACGCTCCTCAGAAGGAGCTACAGTGGCTATATACGGTA includes:
- the LOC115111833 gene encoding rapamycin-insensitive companion of mTOR-like isoform X1 — translated: MAVSIRGRPIRSLRMRGRNDSGEENVPLDLTREPSDNLREILQNVAKPHGVTNMRKLGHLNNFIKLLISIGHCEEKFGFTYEEIIICLRLALLNEAKEVRAAGLRVLRYLIRDSNVLQKVLRLQVDYLIARCIDIQQSNEGERTQALRLVRKMITVNALLFPSSVTNSLIAVGTDGLQERDRMVRAAIAIVCELALKNPEVVANRGGLSTILKSVIDCQLSRINEALITTILHLLNHPHTRQYVRNDVELEQILAPFTDFHYRHNADTSEIQLKEDRDARFLSSRMAIVAAFRSWSGIINLCRAGNSGIQSLIGLLSIPNVEVRKGLLEVLYEIFRLPLPIVTQDFTEALLSVDPSRCQDSWRLSDGFVAAEAKVLLPHRARSRPDLMDNYLALVLAAFISSCLLEGLVEVVTSSEDQISVRATILLGELLHMANTILPHSHSHHLHCLPTLINMAASFDIPKEKRLRASAAVNHLKRFHDKKKQGPKPHSLYLDHIVRKSVSAHHRRETHTRVHRDIYAIKDTEEALMLNLRDSQILNHKQNLDWNWLLIATILKWPNVNLRNNKDEQMHKFVRRLLYFYKPSSKLYAGLELDHPKARQLTVVGCQFIEFLIESDEDGQAYLEELVKDMVAWLSLSSGLKPDRCLQSNGLLTTLSQHYYLFLGTLSAHPHGVKLLEKCGLFQSLLNLCSVKNQDAVLKLAVSTLDYSTDGLARVILSKILTAATDTCRLYATKHLRVLLRAGVEFFSNWGMELLVTQLHDHSKAVSMEALDILDEACEDKANLHALIQLKPALTHLGDKGLLLLLRFLSIPKGFSYLNERGYVSKQLDRWQKEYNLKYVDLIEEQLNEALTTYRKPVDGDNYVRRSNQRLQRPNVYLPVHLYGQLVHDKTGCHLLETQSVVPDLSYTVRSPMLDTWEGIKQLKAALWALGNIGSSNWGLNLLQEENVIPDILALAQHCEVLSVRGTCVYVVGVISKTRQGCEVLKQYGWDTVRHSRQTLWPVTPDEVDKPMTSELSSVPSTLSLNSESTSSRHNSESESQPNMYILDDDKSEMLDQSDDASLYLRSKPMKDRSPFTILASTRFVRNRFLNSLSLPSKKLRSTSDPKSMGGSRTPTEPKLGGLRRNRTVTEPSIYSSSQGDVFNGRGIPKSPTISLETSFVGIRDSVGGSEEQLGEGRLSRAGGGGSGLGGPGEPPSREQSSRERLAGGDGGGTQFKSRSQSFNTDTTTSGISSMSSSPSRETVGNPEHAEPDSSDCVSLDTVVSAKTVKTLYTLAPTQAHTNHLPLSKSNSVSLVPPGSSHTLPRRAQSLKSPSVAAIKSLADCSFMYTSPRDALGYATLKRLQQQRIHPSLSHSESLASPAKDVLFTDTITMKTGSLDSRLTPRSSAWAPEGFFPTAQSWSVDREKQTEVEYLRLSAKRVSCPAPRPSDAHRRPSRAYVPRLSAKRVSCPAVQPLRRMSISMPWFLKALSFASLDKEDLLSPINQITLQRCSSVRSMVPSATYGCNDDYVGLALPMDINDMFYIRDTPYFQQRTSPPADEKCPFYFGDSDSDGGRPYPPIPLLKQQFSISELMASRENNQNHILGPEDTGLQEHTDDNCLYCVGATVLGYHTQPQINNAHTRTDYIDFPWSSQTSHRLEVMPQSKLSGVSGCSDAAVSQGSVCSTPTPADIVLGGKAISEDGPACRVLLRKEVLRLVINLSSSVGTKGHETGLLTIKEKFPYAFDDICLYSEVSHLLAHCMFRLPSRRFIQELFQDVHFIPMYEEAEAILSKPPKPVGVDIDPPTKF